One genomic region from Pseudomonas sp. R5-89-07 encodes:
- the hutG gene encoding N-formylglutamate deformylase translates to MEKVLTFKQGNTPLLISMPHAGLRLTPAVEAGLIPEAQSLPDTDWHIPTLYDFAEELGASTLAAEYSRFVIDLNRPSDNKPLYAGATTGLYPETLFDGVPLFREGQAPSEAERANYLQKIWGPYHRTLQEELARLKAKFGYALLFDAHSIRSVIPHLFDGKLPDFNLGTFNGAACDPALASQLEAICAQHPQYTHVLNGRFKGGHITRHYGDPAQDIHAVQLELCQSAYMEEFEPFRYRPDLAEPTQGVLKQLLQALLAWGQTHYR, encoded by the coding sequence GTGGAAAAGGTTCTGACATTCAAACAAGGCAACACACCGCTGCTGATCAGCATGCCCCACGCCGGACTGCGGCTCACGCCCGCAGTCGAGGCCGGGCTGATCCCCGAAGCGCAAAGCCTGCCGGACACCGACTGGCACATCCCCACCCTGTACGACTTTGCCGAAGAACTGGGTGCCAGCACCCTGGCGGCGGAATATTCGCGGTTTGTCATCGACCTGAACCGGCCGTCCGACAACAAACCGCTCTACGCGGGTGCCACCACCGGCCTGTACCCCGAGACACTGTTCGACGGCGTGCCGTTGTTCCGCGAAGGGCAGGCACCGTCCGAGGCCGAGCGCGCAAACTATCTGCAGAAAATCTGGGGGCCGTATCACCGCACACTGCAGGAGGAGCTTGCCCGCCTCAAGGCCAAGTTCGGCTACGCGTTGCTGTTCGACGCCCATTCGATCCGCTCGGTAATCCCGCATCTGTTTGACGGCAAGTTGCCGGACTTCAACCTCGGCACCTTCAACGGCGCCGCGTGCGATCCAGCATTGGCCAGCCAGCTCGAAGCCATCTGCGCCCAACACCCGCAATACACCCATGTGCTGAACGGGCGCTTCAAGGGCGGCCATATCACCCGGCACTACGGTGACCCGGCGCAGGATATTCATGCGGTGCAGTTGGAGTTGTGCCAGAGCGCTTATATGGAAGAGTTCGAGCCGTTCCGGTACCGCCCCGACCTCGCGGAGCCGACGCAGGGGGTGTTGAAACAATTGCTGCAAGCTCTGCTGGCGTGGGGGCAAACGCATTATCGATAA
- a CDS encoding amino acid ABC transporter ATP-binding protein codes for MIEVRDLVKVFDTRGQVVRAVDHVTTQVAKGEVLVVIGPSGSGKSTFLRCLNGLEEFDSGSVSIDGLQLADPKTDVNAYRREVGMVFQHFNLFPHMTVLENLCLAQKVVRKRGKQEREAKALALLEKVGIAQKAHEFPSRLSGGQQQRVAIARALAMEPKVMLFDEPTSALDPEMVGEVLDVMKTLALEGMTMVCVTHEMGFAREVADRVLFFDHGKLLEDAAPAQFFDAPKDPRAQAFLRQVL; via the coding sequence GTGATTGAAGTCCGCGATCTGGTGAAAGTCTTCGACACCCGTGGCCAAGTGGTGCGTGCGGTGGACCATGTGACCACCCAGGTGGCCAAGGGCGAAGTGCTGGTGGTGATCGGCCCGTCCGGTTCCGGCAAGTCCACTTTCCTGCGCTGCCTGAATGGGCTGGAGGAGTTCGATTCGGGCTCGGTGAGCATCGACGGTCTGCAACTGGCCGACCCGAAGACCGATGTGAATGCCTATCGCCGTGAAGTCGGCATGGTGTTCCAGCATTTCAACCTGTTCCCGCACATGACCGTGCTGGAGAACCTGTGCCTGGCGCAAAAGGTCGTGCGCAAGCGCGGCAAGCAGGAGCGTGAAGCCAAGGCCCTGGCGCTGCTGGAAAAGGTCGGTATCGCACAGAAAGCCCACGAGTTTCCGTCGCGCCTCTCCGGTGGCCAGCAGCAGCGGGTAGCGATTGCCCGAGCCCTGGCGATGGAACCCAAGGTGATGCTGTTTGACGAACCCACCTCGGCCCTCGACCCGGAAATGGTCGGCGAAGTGCTCGACGTGATGAAGACCCTGGCCCTGGAAGGCATGACCATGGTGTGCGTCACCCACGAAATGGGCTTTGCCCGCGAAGTGGCGGACCGGGTGTTGTTCTTCGACCACGGCAAACTGCTCGAGGACGCCGCGCCAGCGCAGTTCTTCGATGCGCCGAAAGACCCGCGGGCCCAGGCCTTCCTGCGCCAGGTCCTATAG
- the dtd gene encoding D-aminoacyl-tRNA deacylase: MKGLLQRVRGARVEVAGDIVGAIEQGLLVLVAVEPSDTPESADKLLHKLLNYRVFSDDEGKMNLSLKDIDGGLLLVSQFTLAADTKSGLRPSFSTAAPPALGAALFDHLLLQAQQLHGKVASGRFGADMQVHLVNDGPVTFLLQT, from the coding sequence ATGAAGGGCCTGTTGCAGCGGGTGCGAGGCGCCCGGGTCGAGGTGGCCGGTGACATAGTCGGGGCGATTGAACAAGGTTTGCTGGTGCTGGTGGCCGTCGAACCTTCAGATACGCCCGAGAGCGCCGATAAACTGCTGCATAAGCTGCTTAACTATCGGGTGTTCAGCGACGATGAGGGCAAGATGAACCTCTCGTTGAAAGACATCGACGGCGGTTTGCTGCTGGTGTCGCAGTTCACCCTGGCGGCGGATACCAAAAGCGGGCTGCGACCAAGCTTCTCCACAGCAGCCCCACCGGCCCTGGGAGCGGCGCTATTTGATCACTTGTTGTTACAAGCGCAACAATTGCATGGCAAGGTGGCGTCGGGGCGTTTTGGCGCGGATATGCAGGTGCATCTGGTCAATGATGGCCCTGTGACGTTCCTCTTACAGACCTGA
- a CDS encoding transporter substrate-binding domain-containing protein, with protein MFRRYCSALLMGIAALIHAGLLNAGAIDDAVRRGVLKVGTTPTYVPFEMTNKQGRIVGFEIDLLHAMSRALGVELELVAVPYTDLLSGLMAKKYDLIGSGMTVTQERNLKLNFSDSFIVVGQTVLLHPRLAGTVSSIEDLDEAGYRIAVIEGTTGEAAAQRFLGAARLQSFATPEEGVREVVAGRADAFIHDAPYNLVAMARPENSALLTLEQPFTFEPLAFGLKKGDYDSLNWINHFLNQVAQDGTYDQLHDKWFKDTAWIAEVD; from the coding sequence ATGTTCAGAAGGTATTGTTCGGCACTGCTGATGGGTATTGCCGCATTGATTCACGCAGGCCTGCTCAATGCCGGAGCGATTGACGATGCTGTGCGCCGTGGCGTGTTGAAAGTAGGCACCACGCCGACTTACGTGCCTTTCGAAATGACGAACAAGCAGGGGCGCATCGTCGGCTTCGAGATCGACCTGCTCCACGCCATGAGTCGTGCGCTGGGGGTTGAACTCGAACTGGTTGCGGTGCCCTACACGGATTTGCTGTCGGGCTTGATGGCCAAGAAGTACGACCTGATTGGCAGCGGCATGACGGTTACCCAGGAGCGCAACCTGAAGCTCAACTTCAGTGATTCCTTCATCGTGGTGGGCCAGACGGTGCTGCTGCACCCGCGCCTGGCCGGCACGGTATCCAGCATCGAAGACCTGGACGAGGCGGGCTATCGGATTGCCGTTATTGAAGGCACCACCGGCGAGGCAGCGGCGCAGCGCTTTCTCGGAGCGGCCCGGTTGCAGAGCTTCGCAACGCCGGAGGAGGGTGTGCGCGAGGTAGTGGCGGGCAGGGCCGACGCCTTCATCCATGATGCGCCCTACAATCTGGTGGCAATGGCTCGGCCCGAGAACAGCGCATTGCTCACATTGGAACAACCGTTCACCTTCGAGCCCCTGGCGTTTGGCCTGAAAAAAGGCGATTACGACAGCCTCAACTGGATCAATCATTTCCTTAATCAAGTGGCCCAGGACGGGACCTACGATCAGCTGCATGACAAGTGGTTCAAGGACACGGCCTGGATCGCGGAGGTTGACTGA
- the pip gene encoding prolyl aminopeptidase, which produces MQTWYPQIKPYARHDLAVDDVHTLYVDESGSPEGLPVVFIHGGPGSGCDAQSRCYFDPNLYRIVTFDQRGCGRSTPRASLENNTTWDLVADLERIREHLGIDKWVVFGGSWGSTLSLAYAQTHPERVHGLIVRGIFLARPQDIHWFYQEGASRLFPDYWQDYLAPIPADERHDMIAAYHKRLTGNDQIAQMHAAKAWSGWEGRMLGLCPNPQHVERFSEPQRALSIARIECHYFTNDSFLEPNQLIRDMHKIAHLPGVIIHGRYDMICTLDNAWELHQAWPNSELQVIREAGHAASEPGITDALVRATGEMARRLLDLPPEEA; this is translated from the coding sequence ATGCAGACTTGGTACCCGCAGATCAAACCCTACGCCCGGCACGATCTGGCAGTCGATGATGTTCACACCCTGTACGTCGATGAAAGCGGCTCCCCCGAAGGGCTGCCTGTGGTGTTCATCCATGGCGGCCCCGGCTCCGGTTGCGACGCGCAGAGCCGTTGCTACTTCGATCCGAACCTGTACCGCATCGTCACCTTTGACCAACGCGGTTGCGGGCGCTCCACGCCCCGCGCCAGTCTGGAAAACAACACCACCTGGGACCTGGTCGCCGACCTTGAGCGCATCCGCGAGCATCTGGGCATCGACAAATGGGTGGTATTCGGCGGCTCCTGGGGGTCGACGCTGTCCCTGGCCTACGCGCAAACCCACCCCGAGCGCGTGCATGGGTTGATTGTGCGTGGCATTTTCCTGGCCCGCCCGCAGGACATTCATTGGTTCTACCAGGAGGGCGCGAGCCGCCTGTTCCCGGATTATTGGCAGGACTATTTGGCGCCAATCCCTGCAGACGAGCGCCACGACATGATCGCGGCGTATCACAAGCGCCTGACCGGCAACGACCAGATCGCCCAGATGCACGCGGCCAAAGCCTGGTCCGGCTGGGAAGGGCGCATGCTGGGCCTGTGCCCGAACCCCCAGCACGTCGAGCGCTTCTCCGAGCCGCAGCGGGCGTTGTCGATTGCCCGTATCGAATGCCATTACTTCACCAATGACTCGTTCCTGGAGCCCAACCAGCTGATACGCGACATGCACAAGATCGCCCATCTGCCGGGCGTCATCATCCACGGCCGCTACGATATGATTTGCACGCTGGATAACGCCTGGGAGCTGCATCAGGCCTGGCCGAACAGCGAATTGCAGGTGATCCGCGAAGCGGGGCATGCCGCGTCCGAGCCTGGTATTACCGATGCGTTGGTACGCGCAACCGGCGAAATGGCACGGCGCCTGCTTGATTTGCCGCCCGAAGAAGCATGA
- a CDS encoding transporter substrate-binding domain-containing protein, with translation MKKYLSMLMLGVTALVAATAAQAGAIDDAVKRGTLKVGMDPTYMPFEMTDKRGEIIGFEVDILKAMAKSMGVKLELVSTGYDGIIPAFLTGKFDMIGSGMTLTQERNLRLNFSEPFIVVGQTLLIRKDLEGTIKSYKDLNDEKYRLTSKLGTTGEMVAKKLIAKAKYHGYDNEQEGVLDVVNGKADAFVYDAPYNVVAEKKVGNGKLVFLEEPFTFEPLAFGLKKGDYDSVNFINNFLHQIKNDGTYDRIHDKWFKSSEWLKDME, from the coding sequence ATGAAAAAGTATCTGTCGATGCTGATGCTCGGCGTCACCGCGCTGGTGGCGGCCACTGCGGCCCAGGCCGGCGCCATCGATGATGCGGTCAAGCGCGGCACGCTGAAAGTCGGCATGGACCCGACCTACATGCCGTTCGAGATGACCGACAAGCGCGGCGAAATCATCGGCTTCGAAGTCGACATCCTCAAGGCCATGGCCAAGTCCATGGGCGTCAAGCTGGAGCTGGTATCCACCGGCTACGACGGGATCATCCCGGCCTTCCTGACCGGCAAGTTCGACATGATCGGCAGCGGCATGACCCTGACCCAGGAGCGTAACCTGCGCTTGAACTTCAGCGAACCGTTCATCGTGGTCGGCCAGACCCTGCTGATTCGCAAGGACCTGGAAGGCACCATCAAGTCCTACAAAGACCTGAACGACGAAAAATACCGCCTGACCTCCAAGCTGGGCACCACCGGCGAGATGGTCGCCAAAAAGCTGATCGCCAAAGCCAAGTATCACGGCTACGACAATGAGCAGGAAGGCGTGCTGGACGTGGTCAACGGCAAGGCTGACGCCTTTGTCTACGACGCACCGTACAACGTGGTGGCCGAGAAGAAAGTCGGCAATGGCAAGCTGGTGTTCCTTGAAGAACCCTTCACCTTTGAGCCCCTGGCGTTCGGCCTGAAGAAAGGCGATTACGACAGCGTCAACTTCATCAACAACTTCCTGCACCAGATCAAGAACGACGGCACCTACGATCGTATCCATGACAAGTGGTTCAAGAGCTCCGAGTGGCTCAAGGACATGGAATAA
- a CDS encoding methyl-accepting chemotaxis protein, with protein MFSRLTRILVNASVRLKLALGFGQVLILSFMIAAAGWQALNAVLYRSNSLTSLGELAVYAEAMRADRIVYRTLADSASREQMLQKVEKIDQLLADLSHRLVDPVDVQRNQEAIRLAAGFKAALAELPALIEQRETVRPALKKSALQASDTLAQFASDLPDQNDEKALDALEHLRQAMEQAEDRAQNPAWAAESLQAYAEAASQALDALDVAQASVSTLPVDSAPLKTDLADYREQLLKLKQAQLNVETAQNRFEQQLNELRDNSDLLSQSQNAKRNDEADHTRTLLIGVTVAALVLGALAAWWIASQIAAPLRDILVAANRVAQGDLSHDTQSERGDELGQLQQSIGQMTRSLRSLISSIGDSARQIAGAATQLSTVTEQTRNGLNNQKDETDQVATAMNEMLATAQEVARHAERASVAANEADQQAGAGEQVVTQAVEQIGNLASEMALSGRAMLTLQQESNKIASVLDVIKSVSQQTNLLALNAAIEAARAGTAGQGFAVVADEVRSLAQRTQESAEEIEGLIQGLHNGTQQVADIMDSSRNLTDNSVALTRDAGDALAAIARTVSVIQEMNPQIAAAAEQQSAVAEEINRSVLKVRDVSEQTAAASEETAAASAQLTRLSLDLQTLVDKFKL; from the coding sequence ATGTTTTCTCGCCTGACCCGCATACTGGTGAATGCCAGCGTCCGCCTCAAACTCGCGCTGGGCTTTGGCCAAGTGCTGATACTCAGTTTCATGATTGCCGCAGCGGGCTGGCAAGCCCTGAACGCCGTGCTTTATCGGTCCAATAGCCTGACGAGCCTGGGCGAACTGGCCGTGTACGCGGAGGCCATGCGCGCCGACCGCATCGTGTACCGCACCCTGGCAGACAGTGCGAGCCGGGAACAGATGCTGCAGAAGGTCGAGAAAATCGACCAGCTCCTGGCAGACCTCTCGCATCGCCTGGTCGACCCGGTCGATGTGCAACGCAATCAGGAGGCGATACGCCTGGCGGCCGGTTTCAAAGCGGCGCTGGCCGAACTGCCCGCGTTGATCGAGCAGCGGGAGACTGTCCGGCCAGCGCTGAAAAAATCCGCCCTGCAAGCCAGCGACACCCTCGCTCAGTTCGCCAGCGACCTGCCCGACCAGAATGACGAAAAGGCGCTCGACGCCCTCGAGCATTTGCGCCAGGCCATGGAGCAGGCCGAGGATCGCGCCCAGAATCCCGCCTGGGCTGCCGAATCGCTGCAAGCCTATGCCGAGGCTGCGAGCCAGGCGCTGGATGCGCTGGACGTCGCACAGGCGAGCGTGTCCACCCTGCCGGTGGACTCAGCACCGCTTAAAACCGACTTGGCCGACTACCGTGAGCAATTGCTCAAGCTCAAGCAAGCCCAACTCAACGTCGAGACCGCGCAAAATCGCTTCGAACAACAGCTCAATGAGTTGCGCGACAACAGTGACCTGCTGAGCCAGAGCCAGAACGCCAAGCGCAATGACGAGGCCGACCACACCCGCACATTGCTGATCGGTGTCACAGTGGCTGCATTGGTCCTCGGCGCCCTGGCCGCGTGGTGGATTGCCAGCCAGATCGCCGCGCCGTTGCGTGACATCCTCGTTGCCGCCAACCGCGTCGCCCAAGGCGACTTGAGCCACGACACCCAATCGGAGCGCGGTGACGAGCTGGGCCAGTTGCAGCAAAGCATCGGGCAAATGACCCGCAGCCTGCGCAGCCTGATCAGCAGCATCGGTGACAGCGCTCGGCAGATCGCTGGTGCGGCGACGCAGTTATCCACGGTAACCGAACAGACCCGCAACGGGCTGAACAACCAGAAAGATGAAACCGACCAAGTGGCCACGGCGATGAACGAAATGCTCGCCACTGCCCAGGAAGTCGCACGCCATGCCGAACGCGCTTCCGTCGCTGCGAACGAGGCCGACCAGCAGGCCGGCGCTGGCGAGCAGGTGGTCACTCAGGCCGTTGAGCAAATTGGCAACCTGGCCAGCGAAATGGCGTTGTCCGGCCGCGCGATGCTGACCCTGCAGCAGGAGAGCAATAAGATCGCCAGCGTGCTGGACGTGATCAAGTCCGTGTCCCAACAGACCAACCTGCTGGCCCTGAACGCCGCCATCGAAGCGGCGCGCGCGGGCACTGCCGGCCAAGGGTTCGCCGTGGTCGCCGATGAAGTGCGCAGCCTGGCCCAGCGCACACAGGAGTCGGCCGAAGAAATTGAAGGGCTGATCCAGGGCCTGCACAACGGCACCCAGCAGGTAGCGGACATCATGGACAGCAGTCGCAACCTCACCGACAACAGCGTGGCCCTGACCCGCGACGCCGGCGATGCCCTGGCAGCGATTGCCCGCACGGTATCGGTCATCCAGGAAATGAACCCGCAGATTGCCGCCGCCGCCGAACAGCAAAGCGCGGTGGCCGAGGAGATCAATCGCAGTGTATTGAAGGTACGGGATGTGTCGGAACAGACCGCCGCCGCCAGCGAGGAAACGGCGGCGGCGAGTGCTCAGTTGACGAGGTTGAGCCTGGATTTGCAGACGCTGGTCGACAAATTCAAGCTTTGA
- a CDS encoding glucan biosynthesis protein G: MIVSPCNAPKLSAKRLRNALVTGSALFCLFGAGQLWAFSLDDVSAKAKELAGQKYEAPRSNLPNEFREMKFADYQKIRFRNEKAEWADQNTPFKLSFYHQGMHFDTPVKINEVTADSVQEIKYDPNRFDFGDVKFDPKATEQLGYAGFRVLFPINKADKQDEIMTMLGASYFRVVGKDQVYGLSARGMAIDTALPSGEEFPRFTEFWIERPKPGDKHLVIFALLDSPRATGAYRLILRPGTDTVVDVKSQMYLRDKVSKLGVAPLTSMFLFGANQPSKVLNYRRELHDSSGLSIHAGNGEWIWRPLNNPKHLSVSNFSVENPRGFGLLQRGRNFSHYEDLDDNYDKRPSAWIEPEGDWGKGSVDLVEIPTADETNDNIVAFWSPAELPEVGKPLDVSYRLHWTLDDAAFHSPDSAWVKQTLRSTGDVKQSNLIRQPDGTVAYLVDFEGPSLKKLLPDAPVRSQVSVGDNAELVENSVRYNEHTKGWRLTLRMKIKDAGKPTEMRAALVQEIAQAEPEQVSTHVLKADKVLAKQHEKQARKDAKEAKDKDAKQPEAAPVPATPEPAKTEQVLTETWSYQLPADE; this comes from the coding sequence GTGATTGTTAGTCCCTGTAATGCACCAAAATTGTCTGCCAAACGGTTACGAAACGCACTGGTGACGGGCTCTGCCCTGTTTTGCCTGTTCGGCGCGGGTCAACTGTGGGCATTCAGTCTGGACGATGTGTCGGCCAAGGCAAAAGAGCTGGCTGGGCAGAAATACGAAGCTCCGCGCAGCAATCTGCCGAACGAATTCCGCGAAATGAAATTCGCTGACTACCAGAAGATTCGTTTCCGCAACGAAAAAGCCGAGTGGGCCGATCAGAACACCCCGTTCAAGCTGTCCTTCTATCACCAGGGTATGCACTTCGATACACCGGTGAAAATCAATGAAGTCACCGCTGACAGCGTCCAGGAAATCAAGTACGACCCCAATCGTTTCGATTTCGGCGACGTGAAGTTTGATCCGAAAGCCACCGAACAGTTGGGTTATGCCGGCTTTCGTGTGTTGTTCCCGATCAACAAGGCCGACAAGCAAGACGAAATCATGACCATGCTCGGCGCCAGCTATTTCCGCGTCGTCGGCAAGGATCAGGTGTATGGCCTGTCCGCCCGTGGCATGGCAATCGACACCGCGTTGCCGTCCGGCGAAGAATTCCCGCGTTTCACCGAGTTCTGGATCGAGCGTCCAAAGCCTGGCGACAAGCACCTGGTGATCTTCGCCCTGCTGGATTCGCCGCGTGCGACGGGCGCCTACCGCCTGATCCTGCGTCCGGGCACCGACACCGTGGTGGACGTCAAGTCCCAGATGTACCTGCGCGACAAGGTCAGCAAGCTGGGCGTGGCCCCGTTGACCTCGATGTTCCTGTTCGGCGCCAACCAGCCGTCCAAGGTCCTCAACTACCGTCGCGAGCTGCATGATTCCAGCGGCCTGTCGATCCATGCCGGCAATGGCGAGTGGATCTGGCGCCCGCTGAACAACCCTAAACACCTGTCGGTCAGCAACTTCAGCGTCGAAAACCCGCGTGGGTTCGGCCTGCTGCAACGTGGTCGCAACTTCAGCCACTACGAAGACCTGGACGACAACTACGACAAGCGCCCGAGCGCCTGGATCGAACCTGAAGGCGACTGGGGCAAGGGCAGCGTCGACCTGGTAGAGATTCCGACCGCTGACGAAACCAACGACAACATCGTTGCTTTCTGGAGCCCGGCCGAACTGCCGGAAGTCGGCAAGCCGCTGGACGTGTCCTACCGCCTGCACTGGACGCTGGACGACGCTGCCTTTCATTCGCCGGACAGCGCCTGGGTCAAGCAGACCCTGCGTTCCACCGGTGACGTCAAGCAATCGAACCTGATCCGTCAGCCGGACGGCACTGTGGCCTACCTGGTGGACTTCGAGGGCCCGTCCCTGAAGAAACTGCTGCCGGACGCCCCGGTGCGCAGCCAGGTGAGCGTTGGCGACAACGCCGAGCTGGTTGAGAACAGCGTGCGCTACAACGAGCACACCAAAGGCTGGCGCCTGACCCTGCGCATGAAGATCAAGGACGCGGGCAAGCCGACTGAAATGCGTGCCGCGCTGGTGCAAGAGATTGCACAGGCCGAGCCTGAGCAGGTGTCGACCCATGTGCTCAAGGCTGACAAGGTCTTGGCCAAGCAGCACGAGAAACAGGCCAGGAAAGACGCCAAAGAGGCCAAGGACAAGGACGCCAAGCAGCCAGAAGCTGCACCGGTTCCTGCCACGCCGGAGCCGGCCAAGACCGAACAAGTCCTGACCGAAACCTGGAGCTACCAGTTGCCCGCCGATGAGTAA
- a CDS encoding methyl-accepting chemotaxis protein: MQSMTVGLRELIGGISDGVTQIASAAEQLSAVTEQTSAGVNSQKIETDQVATAMNEMAATVQEVARNAEEASEAAVAADLQAREGDKVVGEAIAQIERLATEVGNSTTAMGDLKRESDKIGSVLDVIKSVAQQTNLLALNAAIEAARAGEAGRGFAVVADEVRSLAQRTQKSTEEIEELIVGLQNGTQQVATIMDNSRGLTDSSVELTRRAGSALESITRTVSTIQAMNSQIATAAEQQSAVAEEINRSVLNVRDVSEQTSSASEETAASSAELARLGIYLQTLVGRFRI; encoded by the coding sequence ATGCAAAGCATGACCGTGGGCCTGCGCGAGTTGATTGGCGGCATCAGTGACGGTGTCACCCAAATCGCCAGCGCCGCCGAGCAGTTGTCGGCGGTGACCGAACAGACCAGCGCCGGGGTCAACAGCCAGAAGATCGAGACCGACCAGGTGGCCACTGCCATGAACGAGATGGCAGCCACCGTGCAGGAAGTAGCACGCAATGCCGAAGAAGCGTCGGAGGCCGCCGTAGCTGCGGACCTGCAGGCCCGTGAAGGCGACAAGGTGGTCGGCGAAGCCATCGCCCAGATCGAACGCCTGGCCACCGAAGTCGGCAATTCGACGACCGCCATGGGTGATCTGAAACGCGAAAGCGACAAGATCGGCAGCGTGCTCGACGTGATCAAATCCGTGGCCCAGCAAACCAATCTGCTGGCGCTCAATGCGGCCATTGAAGCCGCACGCGCCGGTGAAGCCGGGCGTGGCTTTGCCGTGGTGGCCGACGAAGTGCGCAGCCTGGCCCAGCGCACACAGAAGTCCACCGAAGAGATCGAGGAACTGATCGTCGGCCTGCAAAACGGTACCCAGCAGGTGGCGACCATCATGGACAACAGCCGCGGCTTGACCGACAGCAGTGTCGAACTGACCCGTCGTGCCGGCAGCGCGCTGGAGAGCATCACGCGCACCGTTTCGACCATCCAGGCGATGAACTCGCAGATCGCCACGGCTGCCGAGCAGCAGAGCGCCGTCGCCGAAGAGATCAACCGCAGCGTATTGAACGTGCGCGATGTCTCCGAACAAACCTCTTCGGCCAGTGAAGAAACGGCGGCGTCCAGCGCAGAGTTGGCACGCCTGGGCATCTACTTGCAAACCCTGGTCGGGCGCTTCCGCATCTGA
- a CDS encoding amino acid ABC transporter permease, whose amino-acid sequence MKQKKAQWPWHLLTVAVLVGLAGALYYATSLMSYEWRWNRVPQYFAYQAEEAQRAADISTVIELVRKGDVAEVTLRNDAGVEQRVSVADNSLQVARGDDVAEGDVIGVNRHWALGPLMWGLWTTLWLSVVSGILGLAIGLATGLCRLSSNPTLRDLSTIYVELVRGTPLLVQIFIFYFFIGTVLNLSREFAGIAALSLFTGAYVAEIVRAGVQSITRGQNEAARSLGLSASQSMRHVVLPQAFKRVLPPLAGQFISLVKDTSLVSVIAITELLKSGREVITTSFSPFEILFCVAGLYLLINLPLSKMASRLERRLAQSD is encoded by the coding sequence ATGAAACAGAAAAAAGCCCAATGGCCCTGGCACCTGCTGACGGTAGCCGTGCTGGTCGGCCTGGCTGGCGCCCTGTATTACGCCACCTCGCTGATGTCTTACGAATGGCGCTGGAACCGCGTGCCGCAGTACTTCGCCTATCAGGCCGAGGAAGCGCAACGTGCGGCGGATATTTCCACCGTCATTGAATTGGTACGCAAGGGCGATGTAGCCGAAGTCACCCTGCGCAACGATGCCGGGGTCGAGCAGCGCGTGAGCGTCGCCGACAACAGCCTGCAAGTGGCGCGCGGCGATGATGTGGCTGAAGGTGACGTCATTGGTGTCAACCGTCATTGGGCATTGGGCCCGCTGATGTGGGGCTTGTGGACCACGCTGTGGTTGTCGGTGGTGTCCGGCATCCTTGGCCTGGCGATAGGCCTGGCTACCGGCTTGTGCCGGCTGTCGAGCAACCCGACCTTGCGCGACCTGTCGACGATCTATGTCGAGCTGGTGCGCGGTACGCCGTTGCTGGTGCAGATCTTCATTTTCTATTTCTTCATCGGCACGGTGCTAAACCTGTCCCGGGAGTTTGCCGGGATCGCCGCCCTGTCGCTGTTCACCGGTGCCTACGTGGCGGAAATCGTGCGAGCCGGCGTACAGTCCATCACCCGTGGCCAGAACGAAGCCGCGCGCTCCCTGGGCTTGAGTGCCAGCCAGTCGATGCGGCATGTGGTGCTGCCACAGGCCTTCAAGCGCGTACTGCCGCCGCTGGCCGGGCAGTTCATCAGCCTGGTGAAAGACACTTCGCTGGTCTCGGTGATCGCGATTACCGAGCTGCTCAAGAGCGGACGCGAAGTGATCACCACCTCGTTTTCGCCTTTCGAAATCCTGTTCTGTGTGGCAGGCCTGTACCTGCTGATCAACCTGCCGCTGTCGAAAATGGCCAGCCGGCTTGAGCGGAGGCTTGCGCAAAGTGATTGA